One window of the Bacteroidota bacterium genome contains the following:
- the metK gene encoding methionine adenosyltransferase, with amino-acid sequence MAFLFTSESVSEGHPDKVSDQISDAILDTLLKDDPHSRVAVETLVTTGLVILSGEVTTKTFADLQQVARQVIRDIGYTDPRLSFDADSCGVLNSIHEQSADISQGVSAGEGLHAEQGAGDQGMMFGYASKETPELMPMTLMLSHQLLQELARIRKQTDEMPYLRPDAKSQVTIEYEDDRRTPKRIHTVVVSTQHDEEVSLQKINDDVRNILLPRVAPQHLIDDNLILHVNPTGRFVIGGPHGDTGLTGRKIIVDTYGGRGAHGGGAFSGKDASKVDRSAAYAARHVAKNIVGADLADEVLVQVAYAIGVAEPVSIDVNTYGTGVVDDKRLVQIVREIFDLRPAAIIKRLELLKPNFKATAAYGHFGRPEFTWEALDHVDELKQAAAQLA; translated from the coding sequence ATGGCTTTCCTATTTACGTCAGAGTCTGTATCCGAAGGGCACCCCGACAAGGTTTCAGATCAAATTTCAGATGCCATTCTTGATACGTTGCTGAAGGATGATCCTCACAGTCGCGTGGCCGTTGAAACGCTCGTAACTACTGGCCTGGTAATTCTATCTGGAGAAGTAACAACCAAAACCTTTGCCGACCTGCAGCAAGTAGCCCGGCAGGTTATCCGCGACATTGGATATACAGATCCGCGCCTTAGCTTTGATGCAGACTCTTGCGGCGTGCTCAACAGTATTCACGAGCAGAGTGCAGACATCAGCCAGGGAGTAAGCGCCGGAGAAGGCCTGCATGCTGAGCAAGGCGCCGGCGACCAGGGTATGATGTTTGGCTACGCCAGCAAGGAAACACCTGAGTTGATGCCAATGACCCTGATGCTGTCGCATCAGTTGCTGCAGGAATTGGCCCGTATTCGCAAACAAACGGACGAAATGCCGTACTTGCGCCCTGACGCCAAAAGCCAGGTAACCATTGAATACGAAGACGACCGGCGGACGCCAAAGCGTATTCATACCGTTGTGGTTTCTACACAGCACGACGAAGAAGTAAGCCTTCAGAAAATCAACGACGACGTCCGCAACATCCTCCTGCCGCGTGTTGCACCGCAACACTTGATTGATGACAACCTTATCTTACATGTAAACCCAACCGGTCGCTTTGTCATCGGTGGTCCACACGGAGACACAGGTCTTACAGGCCGCAAAATTATTGTCGATACCTATGGTGGACGCGGCGCCCATGGCGGCGGCGCATTCAGCGGCAAAGACGCCTCCAAGGTGGACAGGTCTGCAGCTTATGCTGCACGTCATGTCGCTAAAAACATCGTTGGCGCTGACCTGGCTGATGAAGTACTGGTACAGGTTGCGTATGCCATCGGGGTTGCGGAGCCAGTATCAATCGACGTCAATACTTATGGTACAGGAGTTGTAGATGATAAACGCCTGGTACAAATTGTCCGAGAAATTTTCGATTTGAGACCGGCGGCTATTATCAAACGCCTCGAACTGCTGAAACCAAACTTCAAGGCCACTGCCGCGTACGGTCATTTTGGACGTCCCGAATTCACCTGGGAAGCGCTCGACCACGTGGATGAACTCAAGCAAGCTGCAGCCCAACTCGCTTAA
- a CDS encoding acyl carrier protein: protein MADIQAKVTEIIVDKLGVEEEDVKIEASFTNDLGADSLDTVEMIMEFEKEFDVTIPDEDAEKISTVGDAISYLKENVS from the coding sequence ATGGCAGATATCCAAGCCAAAGTCACAGAAATTATTGTTGATAAACTTGGTGTAGAAGAAGAAGATGTAAAAATCGAAGCATCATTTACCAACGATCTGGGCGCAGACTCACTTGATACGGTTGAGATGATCATGGAATTCGAAAAAGAATTCGATGTGACCATCCCCGATGAGGATGCCGAGAAAATTTCTACCGTGGGTGATGCAATCAGCTACCTCAAAGAAAACGTCAGCTAG